The stretch of DNA GTTAGTAGTCAAACCAAACTCGGCATGAAAATATTCATAGCCTTGCCCCATCAAGAAAGCAGCCCCCATGACTGCGGTAATACCAAACCAAAGACGTAAACCAGCTACATCATTATTTTTAATAGCGGTTTGTCCTCGGTGCATCACAAAACTACTAGAAACCAGAATAATTGTGTTGAGGATGGGGATGAATAATTCCAATTCTGGCGTACCTTCAGGAGGCCAAGCAGGCATAATGCTGCGATAAATTAATAAAGCAGCAAAAAAGCCCAAAAAGGTCATACTATCAGAAAGCAGAAACACAAAAATTCCAAACATCCGATGATCGGGATGACCATGATGAGCTTCCGCTTCTTTATGATAATTAAGATTGAGTTTCGACTCTTCTATAGTTGAACCTTGCATAAATTCCTTTTGTAATTAGTTTTTCGAGATGATGGGTTACCAGCTAGTCTTCATTGAATTTCAGTAAATGATGTACGGACAATTCATTAATTATCTTTACTGGTAACTGGTAACTGATAACTGTTATGGTGCTTCCGCACCTACTTCTGCCAACATATCTTCAACAGATTCATCACCATCAATACTTTCGGTATCGATCCCATAATCATAAGGGCCTGCCCATAACACGGGTTCTTCTTCAAAGTTTTCAATAATTGGTGGTGAAGAAGTTTGCCATTCTAAAGTAAGAGCGCGCCAAGGATTACGACCAGCTTTTTCGCCTTTATACAAACTCCAGACAACATTGATTACAAAAGGAATGGTCGAAACTGCCAAAATATAAGACCCTACCGTACAAACCTGGTTTAGAAATTGAAATTGGGGGTCGTATAAAGCAACGCGACGGTTCATACCCTGTAAACCTAATTGGTGCATAGGCAAGAAAGTCATATTTAGACCAATAAAAGTCAAAATAAAATGAATTCTACCCCAAGTTTCATTGACCATACGCCCCGTCATTTTTGGAAACCAGTGATAAACTGCACCAAACAAGCCTAAAACTGCTCCACCAAAAAGAACGTAGTGGAAATGGGCAACAATGAAATAAGTATCGTGGACATGAATATCAAAGGGTACGGAGGCAATCATTACCCCACTTAAACCACCGATTAAAAAGGAAGAAATAAAACCCATTCCAAATAGTAAAGCGCTATTGAGATTGAGTTTTCCGCCCCAAAGGGTGGCACACCAACTAAAAACTTTAATGCCTGTTGGTACAGCGATAATCATGGTAGTTGCCATAAAAAACATCCGCAACCAACCAGGAGTACCACTAGTAAACATATGGTGCGCCCAAACGATTAACCCTAAAAAAGCAATGGCTAAACTCGAATACGCGATCGCTCTATAACCAAAGATCGGTTTACGGGCATGAACGGGTAATATTTCGGAAATTGCGCCAAAAAAGGGCAACACCATGATATAAACGGCTGGATGGGAGTAAAACCAGAACATATGT from Stanieria cyanosphaera PCC 7437 encodes:
- a CDS encoding cytochrome c oxidase subunit 3 produces the protein MQGSTIEESKLNLNYHKEAEAHHGHPDHRMFGIFVFLLSDSMTFLGFFAALLIYRSIMPAWPPEGTPELELFIPILNTIILVSSSFVMHRGQTAIKNNDVAGLRLWFGITAVMGAAFLMGQGYEYFHAEFGLTTNLFTSCFFALTGFHGLHVTVGLLLILSVLWRSRDANHYSSSNHFGVEAAEIYWHFVDVIWVILFVLVYLL
- the ctaD gene encoding cytochrome c oxidase subunit I translates to MSTSAADTATSQINGHGVEHQPRKWQDYFTFNTDHKVIGIQYLVTAFFFYFVGGALAEVMRTELATPDPDFIQPEFYNQTMTMHGSIMLFLWIIPAGAAFANYLIPLMIGAEDMAFPRLNAVAFWMQPVGGVLLLSSFFVGAPQAGWTSYPPLSLVASKWGEELWIMTILILGTSSILGAINFLTTILTMRIPDMDIHSMPLFCWSMLATSALVLLGTPVLAAALILLSFDLIAGTAFFNPTGGGDPIVYQHMFWFYSHPAVYIMVLPFFGAISEILPVHARKPIFGYRAIAYSSLAIAFLGLIVWAHHMFTSGTPGWLRMFFMATTMIIAVPTGIKVFSWCATLWGGKLNLNSALLFGMGFISSFLIGGLSGVMIASVPFDIHVHDTYFIVAHFHYVLFGGAVLGLFGAVYHWFPKMTGRMVNETWGRIHFILTFIGLNMTFLPMHQLGLQGMNRRVALYDPQFQFLNQVCTVGSYILAVSTIPFVINVVWSLYKGEKAGRNPWRALTLEWQTSSPPIIENFEEEPVLWAGPYDYGIDTESIDGDESVEDMLAEVGAEAP